From the Haemophilus parainfluenzae genome, the window GGGATTTTTTATCAACGGTTTGCACTTTCATTTTCTGTGGTGCTGGTTTGCTTAATTCAACATTTTGTGAACAAGCAGAAAGACAAAGTGCGGTCAAAATTACGCTTAATTTTTTTAACATGAATTCTATTTCCATCAAGGGTTGTTTATGATTGCTCACTTTGCGAAATGAGCAAGGATAAACAATCTTATCTAGAAAAATGGGCGATTACTCGCCCACTAAAAATTATTTTTTATACTGATATGAACCATCGGCTTGACGAATGAACTTGCCGCCATTTGATAAACGAAGCTCACTCACTCGACCTTGACTATTCACTGATACCTGTACTTTATCACCAGGTTTGAAACTGCTTAATGCATTACCTGCACCGCTTGCTTTTGTCATGGCATTCACATCTGAAATATTCAATTTATTATCACGGAATACTTGCATCAGTGAAACACCTTGAGGCACAGTTAATGTTTTTGTTGAACCGGTTGAAGCGGTTTGTGCTACTGGTTCAGCTGCTTTCACCGCATTGTGGGTTGCTGATTTCGCTTCCACAATTTGAACCTTACTGTCTTTAGTTGCAACAGGTTTCGCCTCTTGAATTTTGCCTAACTCTTTTTTCACGGTTTGAGTCGGCTGAACTGTTGCTTTTTCAGCTACAGGTTTAGGTTGTTTTTTCTCTTGAACCGCTGGTGTCTGTTCACGACGAGGTTCTGCTTTATGCTCAACTGTTGCGGTATGTTTTTCTACAGCCGGTTGTACTGTTTTCACAGGTTCTTTAACTGGTGCAGGAGCAACAGCTGGTTGAACCGATGCAGGTTGAGTTGCTGTTTGTTGAGCAACAGTTTGTTGTGCAGGCTCTGCAGGTTGTGATTTCGCCGCATCTGCTTTATCACCTACATACTCCATGGCTGGAGGTGTATCTGATTTAGCGTCATTTGCAGCTTGTTCTGTCGTTGCCGGTGTTGCATTGTTATTATTATCTAATACAGTGGTTTCAACTGGTTGAGACTGATCCAATGATTGGAATTGAACCGGAATTTCATTACTATTTTGTTGTTCAAAAGACTCTACCGTATCTGAATTTGGTTTTAGGGTGAAGAAAATGATCAGTAATACCACTAACCCTAAAATAGCAATAAATAAACGGCGATGTTTTTCTGGTAACATTTGTAGAACCTTCCATTTTTCAGGTGATTTCAAGCTTGCTGTTGCAGCGGCTGCCGGTGCAACGGTTTCTGCTTGAGTTGTCACTTCTTCCACAATCTCTTCTGCAGGTGAATTTTCAAAAATCACTTTTTCTTCCGCTGCCTTTTCTACTTGAACATTTTCAACAGGTTCTTGAGCGCCGAAAGCACTTGATTGCACTGACTGTTCAGTATTTTCACTTTGGTATGCTTGAGAAGGTGAAAAAGGTTGGCTTGCCGCCGCACCAAAAGTTGGTTCGCGACGAACATGGAATTGTGTATCTGGCTGTTCTTTTTTACCAAATAAACCTTTGGCTTTATCAAAAATTGAGCCACTTTGTTGAACCGGTTTTCTTGGTGTCACAGAGTCAGAGTGATTAAATCCTAAATCTAATTCATTTTGAGATGAATTGTCGTTAGGTTGATTTTTATTATCCACGGTATTACCTCGATTTGCTAAACTAAAGATCGCACAAAAGTGCGGTGAAAAATTGAATCGTATTTTATCGGATCTTAAGCGGTGTATAAAGTCTTATTTGGCTCTCCACCGATTTCTCGTGCTAATTTGGGCACTAAATAGCCAGAAGTGAGCGTCTGCAATTCTTTATAAATTTGTAAGGCACGCTCATCCGAGATATAGAAATGGCTCGCCCCCTGCACTTTATCCAATAAATGCAAGTAATAAGGCAGAATACCCGATTGAAACAACTTATCGCTCAATACTTTTAATGTATATGGGTTATCATTCACATCTTTTAAAAGGACTGATTGATTGAGTAAGGTAACTTTAGCGCCTACCAGTTTTTGCATAGCCAAAGAGAGCGCCTCATCAATTTCATTTGGGTGATTGATATGCGTTACAAACACCGCTTGTAATCGGCTTTTTAGCAATAAATCACAAAATTCATTCGTAATGCGATCTGGAATCACGACTGGCAAACGAGAGTGAATACGTAAGCGCTGTAAGTGCGGTATTTTTTCAAGGCGTTCTAATAGCCATGCCCATTCACTATCCTTTGCCATCATCGGATCGCCACCCGAAAAAATCACTTCTTCAATTTCTGAATGGGCCGCAATATAGTCTATTGCTTGTTGCCAACTCGTTTTATTGCCTGGGTTTTGATCATAAGGAAAATGGCGACGGAAACAATAGCGGCAGTTAACTGCACAGCCCCCTTTTGCCATGAACAGCAAGCGATTTTGGTATTTATGCAGAATATTAGGCACGGCATTTTTTTGCTGTTCATCTAAAGGATCTTGGCTAAACCCTTCGGCCTCAATAAATTCTTGTTGAGCCGTCATCACTTGTAAAAAAAGTGGATCTTTAGGATTCCCTTTTTCCATTTTTTCAACAAAAGGCAAAGGCACTCGCATAGCAAAAAGTTTACGAGCGGCGATATCCTCGGCAAAATCGTCAACGGGCAGATTTAAGGTTTTTAATAAGATTTTCGGATCAGAAATCGCATTTTTTAGGGTTTCTAACCAATTTTGTTCTTCTCTAATCGCAATATTTCGGGTTAAAATACGCACTTTCAAACAATCTCTATTTTTTAGGATATTTTTAATATGGCTACATATACTACCAGTGATTTCAAACCAGGTCTAAAATTTATGCAAGACGGTGAGCCTTGTGTGATCGTTGAAAACGAATTCGTTAAACCAGGTAAAGGCCAAGCTTTTACTCGTACTCGTATTCGTAAATTAATTTCAGGCAAAGTATTAGATGTAAACTTCAAATCTGGTACTTCGGTTGAAGCTGCTGATGTTATGGATCTTAACCTGACTTATTCATACAAAGATGATGCATTCTGGTACTTCATGCACCCAGAAACATTTGAACAATACTCTGCTGATGCAAAAGCAGTGGGTGATGCAGAAAAATGGTTATTAGACCAAGCAGATTGTATCGTGACTTTATGGAACGGTGCGCCAATTACTGTCACTCCACCAAACTTCGTAGAATTAGAAATCATCGATACTGACCCAGGTCTTAAAGGTGATACTGCGGGTACAGGCGGTAAACCAGCAACATTAAGTACTGGTGCTGTGGTGAAAGTACCTCTTTTCGTTCAAATCGGTGAAGTAATTAAAGTCGATACTCGTTCAGGCGAATACGTTTCTCGTGTGAAATAATCTTTCATAGTGAGATGAAAAGAGCGGTCAATATTTAATGAATATTGGCCGTTTTTGTTATACACTTGAACATAGTTTATCTAGCTTATTGCTTATCTTATTATGCATCTAAAAGAATCAACTATTGAACAAAAATTTATTCAAAAACTTATTGATTTAAAATATACCCACCGACCTGATATTCACGATCGTGAGTCACTCGAACAAAATTTCCGTCAAAAATTCGAGCAGTTGAATCGCGTCCGTTTAACTGATAGCGAATTTGAGCGCCTAAAACTGGAAATTATCAAGTCTGACGTATTTTCTGCCGCGAAACTACTGCGTGAGATCAATACTTTCATTCGCGAAGATGAGACTCCACTTCACTATACTCTAGTTAATATCAAAGACTGGTGTAAGAACGACTACGAAGTCATCAGTCAACTGCGCATCAATACTGATAATAGTCATCACCGTTACGACGTAATTTTGTTAATTAACGGGCTTCCGTTGGTACAAATCGAGCTAAAAACCCTGCAAATTCCGCCGATCAAAGCCATTGAGCAAATTATCGACTATAAGAACGATACTGGAAATGGTTACGGGAACAGTCTGTTATGTTTTATGCAGCTTTTTATCGTCAGTAATGAAAGTAGTACCTATTATTTTGCTAATAACTCAAACACACATTTTAGCTTCACCGCAGACGAACGCTTTCTGCCCGTTTACCATTTTGCTGATGAAGCCAACAACAAAATCAACCATCTCTACGACTTTGCCGATAAATTCTTAGAAAAATGTACCTTAGGCAGAATGATCAGTCGTTATATGGTATTGGTTGCCAGTGAGCAAAAATTGTTAATGATGCGTCCTTACCAAATTTATGCCGTCAAAGCGATTGTGGATTGCATTCATCAGAGTCGCGGTAATGGCTATATCTGGCACACTACCGGTTCAGGTAAAACACTGACTTCCTTTAAAGCCTCAACCCTTCTCAAAGACAATCCTGACATCGATAAATGTCTGTTTGTTGTAGATAGAAAAGACCTTGATCGCCAAACACGTGAGGAATTCAACCGTTTCCAAGAAGGCTGCGTTGAAGAAAATACCAATACCCAAACTTTGGTAAACCGTCTGCTGTCCGACGATTACGCTGACAAAGTCATCGTAACTACTATTCAAAAACTCGGCTTGGCACTCAAAGAAAACAGCAAATACCACAACCAATTAAGCACACTCAAAGACAAACGCATGGTCTTTATCTTTGACGAATGCCACCGCAGCCAATTCGGTGATAACCATCGGGCGATCAAAAACTTCTTCCCTAATGCGCAACTGTTTGGTTTTACTGGCACACCGATTTTTGAAGAAAATGCCAGTTATAAACGTATTGATGGTACTGATGCTACACTTCAGACGACCTTAGACATCTTTGAACAGCAACTGCATGCCTACACCATCACCAATGCTATTGATGATGGTAACGTCTTGAAATTCCATATTGATTATTACAAAGCCGAAGGCGATAAACCTGTTTCTGCCGCTCACTCAGCCACCAAGCAGGCGATTGTTGATTCCATTTTGAGTAAACACGATGCAGCAACGGCTGAACGTCGTTTTAATGCTATTTTTGCCACTGCATCCATCAACGATGCTATCGAATACTACAACTTATTCAAGTCTGCCCAAGCCAAGTTGCAAGCAGACAATCCCGAATTTGAGCCGTTGAACATCGCCTGCGTTTTCTCGCCGCCTGCACAGGCAATGCAGAAAGATGACCACAAAAACCAATCCGACATCGTTCAAATGCAGGAAGATTTGCAACAGGAAAAATTCGATAATCAAACTGATCCAGAAGGAAAAAAAGCAGCCTTAAAAACTATTATTGAAGATTACAACCGTCAATACAGTACTAACCACAGCATTGGTGAATTCGACGTGTACTATCAGGATATTCAAAAACGCATCAAAGACCACCAATATCCCGACAAAGACTATGCGCACAAAAACAAGATCGACATTACCATTGTCGTCGATATGCTGTTGACCGGATTCGACAGCAAATATCTAAACACGCTCTATGTCGATAAAAACCTCAAGTACCACGGCTTAATCCAAGCCTTTTCCCGTACCAACCGCGTTTTGAACGCCAGCAAGCCCTACGGCAATATCCTCGATTTTCGCGGACAAGAGGCGCAGGTAGATGAAGCCATCAAACGCTTTTCAGGGCAGGATGCAGAGCGCGCCAAAGAAATCTGGATAGTCGATCCCGCAGAAATCGTCATGACCAAACTGCAAAACGCCATGACTCAACTTGAAGACTTCATGTCATCGCAAGGCGTAGCATGCGAACCATCCGAGGTTTATAACCTTAAAGGCGACAACGCCCGCGCAGGCTTTCTTAACCTATTTAAAGAAGTCCAACGTTACAAAACCCAGCTTGGGCAATACACCGATTTAAGCGAAGAACAAAAGCAAGAAATAGAAGCCATTCTACCCGCCGATACTCAGCGTGCTTTCAAAGGCGTATATCTGGATATGGCGCAACGCTATAAAGAACAAACCAGTAAGAAAGACACTGTTTTACCCCAAGAAATCGAACAACTGGATTTTGAATTTGTCCTCTTTTCATCTGCCATCATCGATTACGACTACATCATGCGCTTGATTGCTGAAAACACATCCAAACCGAAGAAACAGCAGATGAGCCGCAAGCAATTGGTCGAACTGATTGCCTCCAGCAGCGATCTGATGGACGAAAAAGACGACATCATCGCCTATATCGACAGCCTGAAAGCAGGCGAAGCCCTAAGCGAGCAAGATGTTAAAGCAGGCTATCAGGCATTCCGCCAAGAAAAAACAGACAAAAAACTGACCGCACTTTCCGAAAAACACGGCATCTCAGGCGCAACCCTGTCCGCTTTTGTCAACGAAATTATGGATAGAATGATTTTCGACGGTGAAAAACTGACCGACCTGCTTGAGCCGCTGGATTTAAGCTGGAAAGAACGCCGTCTGAAAGAGCTTGCCCTGATGGAAGACCTTGTCCCTTTGCTGAAAGGTTTGGCAAAAGGCAAAGAGATTTCAGGGTTGAAGGCTTACGAATAGGCTGCCTGTTTTTTCAGGTAGCCCGACAAGACAAAAGAGAACAAACATGGACAAACAAGACGATAAACAAGAACGTGTTACCCCAAAACTGCGGTTTCCGGAGTTTCAGACGACGTTGGGGTGGAGTAATAAACCTTTAAGTAAGCTAGCGAATCGTATTACATCAAAGAACAAATCAGGAGAAATCACTCGTGTATTTACTAACTCTGCGAATGATGGTGTAGTAGATCAAAGTGATTATTTTGATAGAGAGATTGCAAATAAAGATAATCTAAACGGCTACTACATTATTGAGCTGGGTGATTATGTATATAACCCTAGAATTTCAACTGCCGCCCCAGTAGGACCGATTTCCAAAAACAAAATAGCCAAAGGGGTAATGTCGCCGTTATACACAGTATTTAGATTTCATCAGACTGACAACGACTTCTATGAGCACTATTTCAAAACCAATTGCTGGCATAAATACCTGCAACACGTTTCTAATAGTGGGGCCAGGCATGATCGTATGAATATTACGAATGATGATTTTATGGCAATGCCAGTGCCAATATTATCACCAGAAGAGCAACAAAAAATCGCCGACTGCCTGTCTTCCATCGACGAATTGATAGAACTGGAAGAACAGGCAATTGCAGGCTTGAAGCAGCATAAAAAAGGTCTGATGCAGCAATTGTTTCCGGTAGTCGGATAAATACAGGATAGAAACAAACGATGAATAAGCAAGACGACAAAAAACGAGTAACGCCCAAACTGCGGTTTCCGGAGTTTCAGGCGACGTTGGGGTGGGATACATTTAAATTGAAAGATGTATCAACCAGAATATTAGATAAAGTAGGCGATAAGAAATTAATGCCCATAAGTATTACTGCTGGTGTAGGTATTGTTTCTCAAGAAGAAAAATTCGGGAAAAATATTTCAGGAAAACAATACAAAAATTATTTAATTCTAAATAAAGGAGATTTTGTCTATAACAAAGGAAACTCAAAAAAATATCCTCAAGGAGCTATATATTATTTAGATAAATGGGAAAAAGTAGCTGCTCCGAATGTTTTTTTATGTTTCAGACTGAAATCAGATCAAGTCCATGGATTTTATCAAGGATATTTTGATAACAATGCTCATGGTGTTCAATTACAAAAATATATTACCAGTGGTGCAAGAAGTGATGGGCTACTAAATATTAGCGCAGATACTTTTTTTAATTTAAGCTTTGCCATCCCTGATCCAAAAGAACAACAAAAAATCGCCGACTGCCTTTCATCAATCGACGAACTGATTAATTTAAGAGAACAAAGACTTACAGCTTTAAAACAGCATAAAAAAGGCTTGATGCAGCAGTTATTCCCAAGCCACAATGACCTGCAAGCAAGCAAGCAAGCAAGCAAGCAAGCAAGCAAGCAATAGTTTATCCGAAACTTAGATTCCCGCAATTTAAAGATTGTAAAGGTTGGGAGGTTTTGGAATTAGGTGATGTATTTGAAAGAATAACCTCAAAAAATGAAGAAAATAATCAAAATGTATTAACTATTTCTGCACAATACGGATTAATTAGTCAACTGGACTTTTTTAATAAATCTGTTGCTGCAAAAAATATTACAGGATATTACTTATTGCACAAAGGAGATTTTGCATATAACAAAAGTTATTCTAATGGCTATCCTTGGGGAGCAGTTAAACCACTAAAACTATACGATAAAGGTGTTGTTTCTACGCTTTATATTTGCTTTAGACTTCAAGAACTTTACTCAGAATATGGTTCATTTTTCGAACACTATTTTGAAACTGGATTACAAAACACTGAAATCAGCCAAATAGCTCAGGAAGGAGCAAGAAATCATGGTTTGCTAAATGTTTCAGTTCAAGACTTTTTTGAAAACATAAGCATTTGCCTTCCTTCTCCCAAAGAACAAGAAGCTATCGCAGATTGCCTATCATCATTAGACAGACTAATCGACGAAGAAAAAGAACATATAGGCCGTCTGAAAAGACATAAGAAGGGATTGATGCAGCAGTTATTCCCTAAAATACAATAAGGACACATCATTTTGTGATACCCCGAAAATGATCGATTTAATCAATTAATAACCAAGAGACATAATGACAAATAGAAACACGCAACAAAACGAAGATCCGTTTAAAGACCTAGTTGATTTAAACGACTTAGCGGAGCGACTAAGAAGACAAAACAACAAATGCCACTTGATTTTTGCCCATAATGGTACAGGGAAAACGCGCTTATCAATGGCATTTAAAGATTTGGGGAAACAGGACTATAGCCGTGATACGTTGTATTTTAATGCCTTTACCGAAGATTTGTTCTTTTGGGACAACGATTTGGACAATGATACTGACCGAGTATTGGTATTGAATGACTATTCTCACTTTTTCGATGGTATCGAGAAATTGGAAATGGAAACCCGGATCCGTCCTTTTGTGCAGAAATATGTAGATTTTGATTTTCGGATAACCAAAGAGAAGCATAGAAAAGAGGCTGATAAAGAAGAAATTGAAAGATGGGAGGTTTCTTTTTTCCTGCCCGAAAATCCGGATGAAAATATTAAAGTATCCAGAGGAGAAGAGCATATTTTTATATGGTGTTTTTTCCTTGCCATTCTGCAACTTAGTTTGGATAAAGAGGACGGTTCGCCTTATGAATGGGTGAAATATGTCTATATTGATGACCCGATTTCTTCATTAGATGATAATTATGCCGTTTCTGTTGCTCATAATTTAGCAACATTGCTTAAATCCTATAATAAAGACGGCAGACTTAGAGAGCCTACTCAGTTTATTATATCGACTCATCACGGGTTATTCTTTAACGTATTGTGCAACGAATTACAACGAGCACCGAGGTATCTACTCTCTAAAAATACTTCTGATAAATACTACTTCATTAAATTAGAAGAAGATACTGCTAGTTTGTATCATGTGGCTATGCTGAAAGTGCTGAAAGATACGTTGGATAATAATGAACCGCTATATCCTTATCACTTCAATATTCTACGAAATATTATGGAGAAAACAGCAAATTTTCATGGGTTGGCAGGTTTTAAAAAATGCATTGAGCTGGAAGATGCCGAATTTTATGAACGCCTAATTCCAGTACTCAATCATGGCGGCTATTCTGTTTTTGAACCAAAAGAAATGCTACCTGAAAATAAAGCAAACTTCGCAATGGTTTTGAAAAAATTACTGGACACATATCCGTTCCATTCAGACTTATTACCCAATTCATTTAAAGAGAGTCAATCATGACCCAAGAACAATTAAACCAACTCGGCAAAACACTATGGGCAATCGCCGACCAACTGCGCGGGTCGATGAATGCCGACGATTTCCGTGATTATATGCTGTCGTTTCTATTTTTACGTTATCTGTCCGATAACTACGAGCTTGCCGCACAAAAGGAATTGGGGCGAGATTATCCACAATTGAGCGATGAAGACAAGCGCACACCGCTTGCCGTGTGGTATGAAGAAAATGCTCACTTCGTCGCTGATTTTGAAAAACAGATGCGCCGTAAAGTACATTATGTGATTAAGCCCGATTTTCTTTGGAGCAGCATTGCTGAGCTTGCACGTATTCAAAGCAGTAAATTATTAAATACTTTGCAAGAGGGTTTTAAATATATTGAAAACGAGTCTTTTGAAAGTACGTTTGGCGGCTTATTTTCCGAAATTAATTTAAATTCGGAAAAACTTGGCAAAAATTACGAAGAACGAAATAACCGATTAAGTGAGGTCATCAAAAAAATTGCTGAAGGCATCAATGAGTTTTCTACCGATAGCGATGCTTTGGGCGATGCCTATGAATACTTAATTGCCCAGTTTGCGTCCGGCTCTGGTAAGAAGGCCGGCGAGTTTTATACTCCCCAACAGGTTTCCACGATTTTGTCACGGATTGTCACGCTTGACAGCCAAAACCCCGCCAGCGGTAAAAAGAAAAAGCTGGACAATGTGCTGGACTTTGCTTGCGGTTCGGGATCTTTATTGCTGAATGTGCGTCATCAGATGGCAGAAGAAGGTGGGCATATTGGCAAAATCTACGGACAGGAAAAGAATATTACCACCTACAACCTGGCGCGGATGAATATGCTGCTGCACGGTGTAAAGGATACAGAATTTACCATTCATCACGGTGATTCCCTGCTCAACGATTGGGATATTTTGAATGAAATGAATCCTGCGAAGAAGCTGGAATTCGACGCCGTTGTTGCCAATCCGCCGTTCAGTTACCGCTGGGAGCCGAAGGAGGATTTGGCAAACGATTTCCGCTTCAAAAACTATGGGCTCGCCCCTAAATCAGCAGCAGATTTTGCCTTTTTGCTACACGGTTTCCATTTTTTAAGCGATAGCGGCACGATGGCTATCATTCTGCCGCACGGCGTATTGTTCCGAGGCGGTGCGGAAGAAAAAATCCGCACCAAACTACTCAAAGACGGCAATATTGATGCCGTGATCGGTCTGCCTGCCAATCTGTTTTATTCAACAGGTATTCCAGTCTGCATTTTGGTGTTGAAAAAATGTAAAAAAGAAGACGACGTTTTGTTTATCAACGCCGCCGATTATTTTGAAAAAGGTAAACGTCAAAACCGCCTGACAGGCGAACATATTAATAAAATCGTGGACTGCTATCAATACCGCAAAGAAGAACAGGGCTACTCCCGCCGTGTATCTATGCAGGAAATTGAGGATAACGGCTACAATCTAAATATTGCCCGTTATGTCAACAATACACCTGTTGAGGAAGAGATTGATTTAGTCGCTAATCATAGTATTTTGATGGATTTGGATTTAAAAATTAAAGAGGCTACAGCGAAACATAATAAATTTTTGAAAGAGTTGGGGTTGCCATTATTGCCATAAATGAACAAATTAAATATATTGAGATTTTTTATAAAAAATGCGGTTATTTCTAACCGCACTTTAATTGATTATTTCGCTTTTGAGCCTTCTAAATCTAAAGAAGGTTTTCTATCTGAGTTCACACAAATAACTTGTGCAGCCGCATAGAGCGTTGTATTAGGTTTTAAGCTAATTGTGTATTTCTCTTGTTTTTTCGGTGCGGCACGTAAACCTTCGCCCCAGAAATCATCATAAAAATCAGTACGAACTTGGGTTAAATGGTAGTTCTTACAGTTTAAAATTTTATATTGGCGAACAGAACGTGCATAACGTCTTTTCTCATTTGGATACACATATAAACCTCTATCCAAATTCACCACGGCATCAAAATGCACTTGGTTTAAATCTTGGTTGTCCACCCAAATTGAATCGGTATCAATGTAGTAATTTTTATCTTTTACTAATCGAACATACCCTACCCTATCTTTTGAAGGGGGCGTCAATGTCACCTCTTCTTGTGTAACTGGCGATTGAACAGCTGAACAGCCTGCTAAAAGGGCTACACCTAAAAACGTTAATACTAATTTTTTCATTTTTCCTCCTTAAAGCTTTCTAAAGCCTGCTGTTAATCTTTTTGCACCTTAGTTTAATATTTTACCGTATGTCCATATCCTTCAAGGATTGTTTTAATATGCTCAAGTGATTCTTTCGTCGGTGGTAAAACATCTGCGAGCTCATATTCAAAGCCAAGGGTTTTCCATTTATGAGCGCCTAATCGATGATAAGGGAGAAGTTCGACTTTTTCAATATTGGTCATACCTTCAATAAACTGTCCGAGCAGATGAACATCATGATCATTATCGGTATAGCCAGGAACCACTACATAACGAATCCAGGTACGCTGATTACGTTTTTGCAGATATTTCGCAAATTCCAGCGTCCGTTTATTTGGTACACCAATAAGGTTTTGGTGCACTTGATCGTTCAGCTCTTTTAAATCAAGCAAAACAAGATCGGTTACATCGATCAGTTCATCAATAATATGGTCATAATGACGTACAAAGCCATTAGTATCTAAACAAGTATTAATCCCTTCTGCTTTACAAGCACGGAACCAATCACGAACGAACTCAGCTTGAAGAATGGCTTCACCACCTGATGCTGTTACACCACCACCGGTTGCATTCATAAAATGGCGATAGCTCACGACTTCTTTCATGAGTTCTTCCACACTGATTTCGCGACCACCATCAAGATCCCAAGTATCACGATTGTGGCAATATTTGCAACGCATTAAACAGCCTTGCATAAATAAAATAAAACGAATGCCGGGACCATCCACGGTTCCACAGGATTCAAAGGAGTGAATTCTTCCTAGAACAGACATACATAAATTTCCAAAAA encodes:
- the oapA gene encoding opacity-associated protein OapA, producing the protein MDNKNQPNDNSSQNELDLGFNHSDSVTPRKPVQQSGSIFDKAKGLFGKKEQPDTQFHVRREPTFGAAASQPFSPSQAYQSENTEQSVQSSAFGAQEPVENVQVEKAAEEKVIFENSPAEEIVEEVTTQAETVAPAAAATASLKSPEKWKVLQMLPEKHRRLFIAILGLVVLLIIFFTLKPNSDTVESFEQQNSNEIPVQFQSLDQSQPVETTVLDNNNNATPATTEQAANDAKSDTPPAMEYVGDKADAAKSQPAEPAQQTVAQQTATQPASVQPAVAPAPVKEPVKTVQPAVEKHTATVEHKAEPRREQTPAVQEKKQPKPVAEKATVQPTQTVKKELGKIQEAKPVATKDSKVQIVEAKSATHNAVKAAEPVAQTASTGSTKTLTVPQGVSLMQVFRDNKLNISDVNAMTKASGAGNALSSFKPGDKVQVSVNSQGRVSELRLSNGGKFIRQADGSYQYKK
- the epmB gene encoding EF-P beta-lysylation protein EpmB, encoding MRILTRNIAIREEQNWLETLKNAISDPKILLKTLNLPVDDFAEDIAARKLFAMRVPLPFVEKMEKGNPKDPLFLQVMTAQQEFIEAEGFSQDPLDEQQKNAVPNILHKYQNRLLFMAKGGCAVNCRYCFRRHFPYDQNPGNKTSWQQAIDYIAAHSEIEEVIFSGGDPMMAKDSEWAWLLERLEKIPHLQRLRIHSRLPVVIPDRITNEFCDLLLKSRLQAVFVTHINHPNEIDEALSLAMQKLVGAKVTLLNQSVLLKDVNDNPYTLKVLSDKLFQSGILPYYLHLLDKVQGASHFYISDERALQIYKELQTLTSGYLVPKLAREIGGEPNKTLYTA
- the efp gene encoding elongation factor P — encoded protein: MATYTTSDFKPGLKFMQDGEPCVIVENEFVKPGKGQAFTRTRIRKLISGKVLDVNFKSGTSVEAADVMDLNLTYSYKDDAFWYFMHPETFEQYSADAKAVGDAEKWLLDQADCIVTLWNGAPITVTPPNFVELEIIDTDPGLKGDTAGTGGKPATLSTGAVVKVPLFVQIGEVIKVDTRSGEYVSRVK
- a CDS encoding type I restriction endonuclease subunit R; this encodes MHLKESTIEQKFIQKLIDLKYTHRPDIHDRESLEQNFRQKFEQLNRVRLTDSEFERLKLEIIKSDVFSAAKLLREINTFIREDETPLHYTLVNIKDWCKNDYEVISQLRINTDNSHHRYDVILLINGLPLVQIELKTLQIPPIKAIEQIIDYKNDTGNGYGNSLLCFMQLFIVSNESSTYYFANNSNTHFSFTADERFLPVYHFADEANNKINHLYDFADKFLEKCTLGRMISRYMVLVASEQKLLMMRPYQIYAVKAIVDCIHQSRGNGYIWHTTGSGKTLTSFKASTLLKDNPDIDKCLFVVDRKDLDRQTREEFNRFQEGCVEENTNTQTLVNRLLSDDYADKVIVTTIQKLGLALKENSKYHNQLSTLKDKRMVFIFDECHRSQFGDNHRAIKNFFPNAQLFGFTGTPIFEENASYKRIDGTDATLQTTLDIFEQQLHAYTITNAIDDGNVLKFHIDYYKAEGDKPVSAAHSATKQAIVDSILSKHDAATAERRFNAIFATASINDAIEYYNLFKSAQAKLQADNPEFEPLNIACVFSPPAQAMQKDDHKNQSDIVQMQEDLQQEKFDNQTDPEGKKAALKTIIEDYNRQYSTNHSIGEFDVYYQDIQKRIKDHQYPDKDYAHKNKIDITIVVDMLLTGFDSKYLNTLYVDKNLKYHGLIQAFSRTNRVLNASKPYGNILDFRGQEAQVDEAIKRFSGQDAERAKEIWIVDPAEIVMTKLQNAMTQLEDFMSSQGVACEPSEVYNLKGDNARAGFLNLFKEVQRYKTQLGQYTDLSEEQKQEIEAILPADTQRAFKGVYLDMAQRYKEQTSKKDTVLPQEIEQLDFEFVLFSSAIIDYDYIMRLIAENTSKPKKQQMSRKQLVELIASSSDLMDEKDDIIAYIDSLKAGEALSEQDVKAGYQAFRQEKTDKKLTALSEKHGISGATLSAFVNEIMDRMIFDGEKLTDLLEPLDLSWKERRLKELALMEDLVPLLKGLAKGKEISGLKAYE
- a CDS encoding restriction endonuclease subunit S; translation: MDKQDDKQERVTPKLRFPEFQTTLGWSNKPLSKLANRITSKNKSGEITRVFTNSANDGVVDQSDYFDREIANKDNLNGYYIIELGDYVYNPRISTAAPVGPISKNKIAKGVMSPLYTVFRFHQTDNDFYEHYFKTNCWHKYLQHVSNSGARHDRMNITNDDFMAMPVPILSPEEQQKIADCLSSIDELIELEEQAIAGLKQHKKGLMQQLFPVVG
- a CDS encoding restriction endonuclease subunit S; this encodes MNKQDDKKRVTPKLRFPEFQATLGWDTFKLKDVSTRILDKVGDKKLMPISITAGVGIVSQEEKFGKNISGKQYKNYLILNKGDFVYNKGNSKKYPQGAIYYLDKWEKVAAPNVFLCFRLKSDQVHGFYQGYFDNNAHGVQLQKYITSGARSDGLLNISADTFFNLSFAIPDPKEQQKIADCLSSIDELINLREQRLTALKQHKKGLMQQLFPSHNDLQASKQASKQASKQ
- a CDS encoding restriction endonuclease subunit S, whose protein sequence is MELGDVFERITSKNEENNQNVLTISAQYGLISQLDFFNKSVAAKNITGYYLLHKGDFAYNKSYSNGYPWGAVKPLKLYDKGVVSTLYICFRLQELYSEYGSFFEHYFETGLQNTEISQIAQEGARNHGLLNVSVQDFFENISICLPSPKEQEAIADCLSSLDRLIDEEKEHIGRLKRHKKGLMQQLFPKIQ